One window of the Acaryochloris sp. CCMEE 5410 genome contains the following:
- a CDS encoding AAA family ATPase, which translates to MSFSREFELLLRARYPLIYIPTQEEERVESVIADSAQRQGNRAVYTWDFVDGYQGNPTDAGFGQRNPLQALELIEQLPTSAPAIFILRDFNRFLEDVAISRKLRNLSRLLKSQPKNIVLLASEVAIPRDLGEVVHVIDFPLPDLGDIRSEVERLLAATDHPLTGKDLDDLARSCQGLTMDRIRRVLSRAIATHGQLSADDVELILEEKRQTIRQTQILDFYPARENISDIGGLDNLKDWLLRRGGAFSEKARQYGLPHPRGLLLVGIQGTGKSLTAKAIAHHWHLPLLRLDVGRLFAGLVGESESRTRQMIQLSEALAPCILWIDEIDKAFAGIDGRGDSGTTSRVFGTFITWLAEKTSPVFVVATANNIQSLPPEMLRKGRFDEIFFVGLPTKEEREAIFSVHLSRLRPHNLNQYDLQRLAYETPDFSGAELEQSIIEAMHLGFSQNRDFTTDDILEAASQIIPLARTAQEQVEFLQDWAASGKARLASKHSTLSLRIQRQLQQPD; encoded by the coding sequence ATGAGTTTTAGTCGTGAGTTTGAGTTACTCCTAAGAGCCCGATATCCATTAATTTATATTCCGACGCAAGAAGAAGAACGAGTGGAATCGGTGATTGCGGATTCGGCTCAACGTCAGGGGAATCGAGCAGTCTATACTTGGGACTTTGTGGATGGCTATCAAGGGAACCCCACGGATGCAGGGTTTGGTCAACGCAACCCGTTGCAGGCCCTAGAACTCATTGAGCAGCTACCCACGTCTGCCCCTGCGATTTTTATCCTGCGAGATTTCAATCGATTTTTAGAGGATGTGGCCATTTCTCGGAAGCTTCGTAATCTATCTCGACTGTTGAAGTCTCAGCCTAAGAATATTGTCTTGCTCGCCAGTGAAGTGGCCATTCCCAGGGATTTGGGGGAAGTCGTCCATGTGATTGATTTTCCTCTACCTGATTTAGGAGACATTCGTTCTGAAGTGGAACGTCTATTGGCCGCCACTGATCATCCCTTGACGGGTAAGGATTTAGATGATTTGGCCCGTTCCTGCCAAGGGTTAACAATGGATCGGATTCGGCGGGTATTGTCCCGTGCGATCGCAACCCATGGTCAACTCAGTGCCGATGATGTGGAACTCATCCTGGAAGAGAAACGCCAAACCATTCGCCAAACCCAGATTCTGGATTTTTATCCTGCTCGGGAAAATATCTCCGATATTGGCGGCCTCGATAACCTTAAGGATTGGCTACTGCGCCGAGGAGGTGCCTTTTCTGAGAAAGCGCGACAGTATGGTTTGCCCCATCCTCGCGGTCTATTGTTAGTGGGCATCCAAGGGACAGGCAAATCCTTAACGGCGAAGGCGATTGCTCACCATTGGCACCTGCCGCTATTACGTCTGGATGTCGGACGTCTATTTGCCGGATTAGTTGGAGAGTCAGAGTCCCGAACCCGACAAATGATTCAGCTTTCGGAGGCCCTGGCTCCTTGCATTCTCTGGATTGATGAAATTGATAAAGCCTTTGCAGGCATCGATGGTCGCGGGGATTCGGGGACGACCAGTCGGGTGTTTGGCACCTTTATTACTTGGCTAGCGGAGAAAACCTCTCCGGTCTTTGTCGTGGCAACGGCCAACAATATTCAGTCTTTACCCCCAGAGATGCTAAGGAAAGGGCGATTTGATGAGATCTTTTTTGTGGGATTGCCGACCAAGGAAGAACGGGAAGCGATTTTTTCGGTGCATTTGTCCCGATTGCGTCCCCATAATCTCAACCAATATGATTTGCAGCGATTAGCTTACGAAACCCCCGATTTCTCCGGAGCCGAGCTAGAACAAAGCATTATTGAAGCGATGCATTTGGGATTTAGCCAGAACCGAGACTTTACGACGGATGATATCTTAGAAGCCGCCAGTCAAATCATTCCTTTGGCCCGTACAGCCCAAGAACAGGTAGAATTTCTGCAAGATTGGGCAGCATCAGGGAAAGCCCGATTAGCGTCCAAGCATAGTACACTAAGCTTGCGCATTCAGCGGCAACTTCAACAGCCGGATTAA
- a CDS encoding SH3 domain-containing protein, giving the protein MKPSQIAQIVIGVILGLTIVGGAVVGAGYLYLNRFSQIPEKPKFPNDAKPTTPAKPKPYPAVVIYPDGLFLRKERSSDADVIKVLEYEEPVTVIEASSDQKWQKIKADLEGEDVEGWVSMGNTERVQGDVASEAPPEAEPEPAF; this is encoded by the coding sequence ATGAAACCGTCTCAGATCGCTCAAATCGTCATTGGTGTCATCTTGGGTTTGACAATTGTTGGGGGAGCAGTGGTGGGTGCTGGCTATTTGTACCTGAACCGATTTTCCCAAATCCCTGAAAAACCTAAGTTTCCTAACGACGCCAAACCCACAACGCCTGCTAAGCCTAAGCCCTATCCAGCAGTCGTCATTTACCCCGACGGTTTATTCCTTAGAAAAGAAAGATCTTCGGATGCGGATGTTATTAAAGTCCTAGAATACGAAGAGCCCGTCACCGTCATTGAAGCATCATCAGACCAAAAATGGCAGAAGATTAAAGCTGACCTAGAAGGCGAGGATGTGGAAGGCTGGGTGTCCATGGGCAATACCGAACGGGTTCAGGGCGATGTCGCTTCGGAAGCACCACCAGAAGCAGAGCCTGAGCCAGCCTTTTAA
- a CDS encoding 5-(carboxyamino)imidazole ribonucleotide synthase — MSDFAIATSSAPISPQVPIHTVGVLGGGQLAWMLNQAAPSLDLNLVFQTPNVSDSALQSVADLDQQAILAPITDAAATAQLAQQCQVITFENEFVDLDALGKLAAQGVCFRPSLTSLTPLLDKYEQRSFFASLGIAVPQFAPLTSDSLPPSFEFPVVVKARRNGYDGQGTFICHTSADLAQCWQQAKQDPSVLMVEAYVPFQRELAVMAARSTTGEISLFPAVETHQQDQVCHWAIAPVQLSPQTQAQMDQIASQILRHLDMVGIVGIELFQTADDQVWVNEIAPRTHNSGHLTINACATSQFEQHLRAISGQPLGPTHLTSAAVMVNLLGFETSHNDYLQKRQAIAALPQTFVHWYGKTESRPGRKLGHATMLLSSDDPVRAVEMAHKIEALWYGG, encoded by the coding sequence ATGTCTGATTTTGCGATCGCAACTTCGTCCGCTCCTATATCCCCTCAAGTCCCCATTCATACCGTTGGTGTCTTGGGCGGTGGTCAGCTAGCTTGGATGTTAAATCAAGCGGCCCCATCCTTAGACCTTAACCTCGTTTTTCAAACCCCCAACGTCTCTGACTCAGCCCTCCAAAGTGTGGCAGATCTAGACCAGCAGGCCATTCTCGCCCCTATTACGGATGCTGCCGCCACCGCTCAACTCGCTCAACAATGCCAAGTCATTACCTTCGAAAATGAGTTTGTTGATTTAGACGCCTTAGGCAAGCTGGCAGCTCAAGGTGTGTGCTTTCGCCCTAGCTTAACCAGCCTGACCCCCCTACTCGATAAGTATGAGCAACGCAGCTTTTTTGCTTCCCTTGGTATAGCTGTCCCCCAGTTCGCACCCCTAACATCTGACTCCTTACCCCCATCCTTCGAGTTTCCCGTCGTTGTTAAAGCCCGCCGCAATGGTTATGACGGCCAGGGCACATTTATTTGTCATACCTCGGCAGACCTTGCCCAATGTTGGCAGCAAGCCAAGCAGGATCCGTCTGTGTTGATGGTAGAGGCTTATGTTCCTTTTCAGCGGGAGCTGGCGGTTATGGCAGCTCGCTCTACCACGGGGGAGATTTCCCTATTTCCAGCGGTAGAAACCCATCAACAAGATCAGGTGTGCCATTGGGCCATTGCCCCTGTGCAACTATCACCCCAGACTCAGGCACAAATGGATCAGATCGCATCCCAGATATTAAGGCATCTGGATATGGTGGGGATTGTGGGGATTGAGTTATTCCAAACCGCGGACGATCAAGTTTGGGTCAACGAAATTGCTCCTCGCACCCATAATTCGGGTCATCTCACCATCAATGCCTGCGCCACCTCCCAATTTGAACAGCATCTACGGGCGATTAGCGGCCAGCCTTTAGGGCCAACTCACCTCACTTCTGCTGCTGTCATGGTTAACCTGCTGGGCTTTGAAACCAGTCACAATGATTATTTACAAAAACGACAGGCTATCGCTGCCCTTCCCCAGACCTTCGTTCATTGGTACGGCAAGACAGAAAGTCGGCCTGGTCGGAAGTTAGGACATGCGACAATGTTATTATCCTCTGATGATCCGGTTAGGGCCGTAGAGATGGCCCATAAAATTGAAGCCCTTTGGTATGGGGGCTGA
- a CDS encoding cation diffusion facilitator family transporter, producing the protein MSSKAARAYILLSIAAALITMVLKFGAYQLTSSVGLFSDVAESSVNLIAALAAFWALTVAAQPPDQEHTFGHSKAEYFSSGLEGLLILVAAISIAITAIPRLFNPQPLAELELGLGLSILSSLVNAGVAWVLLRAGKRLRSITLRADAHHLLTDVWTSVGVVAGLVIVKLTGWLILDPIMALLVALNIAWVSSKLIRETMSGLMDSALPEADQAVIRATLTAYQAQGIQFHALRTRVAGARNFVSFHVLVPGNWSVQKGHELCDILEQSIMTALPGTHVMTHLEPIEDPVSWEDAELDRSQHP; encoded by the coding sequence ATGAGCAGTAAGGCTGCCCGAGCTTATATCCTGTTATCGATTGCGGCTGCGTTGATAACAATGGTGCTGAAATTTGGTGCCTATCAGCTCACTTCTTCCGTTGGTTTATTTTCGGATGTAGCCGAGTCCAGTGTGAACTTAATTGCCGCATTAGCGGCATTTTGGGCTTTAACGGTTGCTGCTCAGCCCCCCGATCAAGAACATACCTTTGGTCATTCTAAAGCTGAATATTTTTCCAGCGGCCTAGAGGGACTTCTGATTCTGGTAGCAGCGATTAGCATCGCCATCACAGCCATCCCTCGATTGTTTAATCCCCAGCCCCTAGCAGAGTTAGAACTCGGTTTAGGCTTATCTATCCTTTCATCCCTGGTCAATGCTGGTGTGGCCTGGGTTCTACTCCGGGCTGGTAAACGGTTACGTTCGATCACCCTCCGAGCTGATGCTCACCACTTATTAACCGATGTTTGGACATCGGTGGGGGTGGTGGCGGGTTTGGTAATTGTGAAGCTGACGGGATGGCTGATTCTCGATCCAATCATGGCCCTATTGGTTGCCTTGAATATTGCTTGGGTCTCCAGCAAGCTGATTCGGGAAACCATGTCTGGGTTGATGGACAGTGCGCTGCCTGAAGCAGACCAAGCTGTGATTCGCGCTACTTTAACGGCCTACCAAGCCCAAGGTATTCAGTTCCATGCCCTCCGCACCCGTGTGGCTGGGGCTCGAAATTTTGTCTCTTTTCATGTTCTAGTGCCGGGAAATTGGTCCGTCCAAAAAGGCCATGAGCTATGCGACATCTTGGAACAATCGATTATGACCGCTTTACCTGGCACCCATGTGATGACCCATTTAGAACCCATCGAAGATCCAGTGTCTTGGGAAGATGCTGAACTGGATCGCTCGCAACATCCCTAA
- a CDS encoding Bax inhibitor-1 family protein, translating into MSNTSNFRNAIQEARQNALVGPNVIPNALPYLGAGLVLTAVGAWGGLGVISSFGPQTYRATSLPAMILFFVLFFVSQRAATKVNNNVALPLLATFSLVTGYTLSLLVDIALKTSGVGETGLAIAALSCGITFIAARPIGANLSDEDGFALTKTIQLGVIALLVVMFAQVICMWFGIISPSWLEIGISGIGVLLFVGAAVVDFFVLPRTYEDEQYLSAALSMYLTYVNLFIFILRFLIAINSRD; encoded by the coding sequence GTGAGTAATACAAGTAATTTTCGTAACGCTATTCAAGAGGCCAGACAGAACGCCCTTGTTGGCCCCAATGTTATTCCAAATGCTCTACCTTACCTAGGTGCAGGCTTAGTTTTAACTGCTGTCGGCGCATGGGGTGGTCTAGGCGTTATTTCTAGCTTTGGCCCCCAAACTTACAGGGCCACTAGTCTGCCAGCGATGATTCTGTTCTTTGTACTCTTCTTCGTGTCACAAAGAGCAGCCACTAAAGTCAATAACAACGTTGCTTTGCCTCTGTTGGCAACATTCAGCTTAGTTACCGGCTATACCCTGTCCTTGCTTGTTGACATCGCTCTAAAAACATCCGGAGTAGGTGAAACGGGGTTAGCTATTGCTGCATTGAGTTGTGGCATTACCTTTATTGCCGCTCGGCCTATTGGAGCGAATCTATCAGATGAAGATGGATTTGCCCTCACCAAAACAATTCAACTAGGGGTGATCGCTTTACTAGTTGTCATGTTTGCCCAAGTCATATGTATGTGGTTTGGCATTATTTCTCCTAGCTGGTTGGAAATTGGGATTTCCGGCATTGGCGTACTGTTGTTTGTTGGAGCAGCTGTTGTTGACTTCTTTGTTCTGCCTAGAACTTATGAAGATGAGCAATATTTATCTGCTGCTCTATCCATGTACTTGACCTACGTCAATCTGTTTATCTTTATTCTCCGATTCTTAATTGCAATCAATAGTAGAGATTAA
- a CDS encoding RNA polymerase sigma factor SigF, with translation MAYQTSLQSQTMEMLVAYRQKPSVQLRNRLVRLNMGLVRKVAHRLAHQCAEPYEDLEQCGFLGLITAIERFDPTQGYAFSSFAVPYIRGEILHFLRDRANTVRIPRRWQQLSRDGAKVRQALTMELGRHPSDQEIADELDLSMQEWRAVKLAASNRVPLSLNARVSSGHHQQSDSMMTLGDTLMDARCQIMQTNQEDRLELQQALDQLEDRTREMIESVFVHQLSRQEVAQRIGVSPVTVTRRIKKGIDELVGLLQKSAALQMEV, from the coding sequence ATGGCTTATCAAACTTCCTTACAGTCCCAAACAATGGAGATGCTGGTTGCTTATCGCCAGAAACCTTCTGTTCAGCTCCGAAACCGTTTGGTCCGCTTGAATATGGGATTAGTCCGCAAGGTGGCTCACCGTCTCGCTCATCAATGTGCAGAGCCTTATGAAGATTTAGAACAATGTGGTTTCCTGGGATTGATCACCGCTATCGAGCGCTTTGATCCGACCCAAGGTTATGCCTTCAGCTCATTTGCTGTTCCCTACATTAGAGGCGAAATTCTTCACTTCTTGCGGGATCGTGCCAATACCGTTCGTATCCCTCGCCGATGGCAGCAGTTAAGCCGCGATGGTGCAAAAGTTCGCCAGGCATTAACGATGGAACTAGGACGCCATCCCAGCGATCAAGAAATTGCCGACGAGCTCGACCTGTCTATGCAAGAATGGCGAGCAGTTAAGTTAGCAGCATCTAACCGCGTGCCTCTCAGCTTGAATGCCCGGGTCTCTTCTGGCCATCATCAGCAGTCCGATTCAATGATGACCTTAGGGGATACTCTGATGGACGCTCGGTGCCAGATTATGCAGACGAACCAAGAAGATCGCTTAGAACTTCAGCAAGCACTGGATCAGTTAGAAGATCGCACCCGAGAAATGATCGAGTCTGTCTTTGTCCATCAACTGTCTCGACAAGAAGTGGCTCAACGGATTGGTGTTAGCCCCGTAACCGTGACTCGACGAATCAAGAAAGGAATTGACGAGTTAGTCGGTCTCTTGCAAAAATCTGCTGCATTACAAATGGAAGTCTAA
- a CDS encoding sugar transferase, whose protein sequence is MALSHSSVVVKLPHSLKPSTGDIRAPQKLRFAKGLVGRWPRISALLVSDFLALGIAWKIAARFNQFYAPIPPQLIWWSWLGLPSLFWVFSSLMVIVLACGGLYNTSGAWKHYVRAGQLVSLTYLWSLVISYFYDPKLDAPRSLFFTAWFGSVVMVIGLRLMTTLVLEQIGLFHRNKIPVFIIAPADRLPVLAKVIQQQSQYRIVGAALSSTANANSMMQLICKTPAVEVLAEELPQTDLASMLYWQLRREGITLRLLPSSVEMLHRRGIPEMFAHIPTLRTEVPLLGGLDYQVKRLIDICAALGLLVVLMPVFIGIAIAIKLTAPGPVFFCQERIGLGGRSFQMWKFRTMVVNAETLQAQLESQNQNKDGILFKVKDDPRLTKLGKFLRRTSLDELPQLINVLLGQMSLVGPRPLPIRDVERFDSWHHIRHHVVPGMTGLWQISGRSQVGNFNEAARLDLYYIDNWSLNLDLEILVETARIVLFGYGAY, encoded by the coding sequence ATGGCGTTGTCCCATTCAAGTGTTGTGGTTAAATTACCTCACTCCTTAAAACCCTCCACTGGCGATATTCGAGCCCCCCAAAAACTAAGATTTGCTAAAGGCTTGGTGGGGCGTTGGCCCAGAATTAGTGCTTTGTTGGTGAGTGATTTCTTAGCCTTGGGCATTGCCTGGAAAATTGCGGCTCGGTTTAATCAGTTTTATGCGCCCATTCCACCACAACTGATTTGGTGGTCTTGGTTAGGGCTACCCAGCTTATTTTGGGTGTTTTCGAGCCTGATGGTTATTGTGCTGGCCTGTGGTGGACTTTACAACACATCAGGAGCCTGGAAACACTATGTTCGTGCTGGCCAGTTGGTCAGCTTGACGTATTTATGGTCCTTAGTGATCAGCTATTTTTATGACCCCAAGCTCGATGCGCCGCGATCGTTATTTTTTACGGCTTGGTTTGGCAGTGTGGTAATGGTGATCGGGTTACGACTGATGACCACCCTGGTTTTAGAACAAATTGGCCTCTTCCACCGCAACAAAATTCCAGTCTTTATCATTGCGCCTGCGGATCGCTTACCCGTGCTCGCTAAAGTGATTCAGCAGCAGTCACAGTATCGGATTGTTGGTGCCGCCCTCTCCTCCACCGCCAATGCCAATAGCATGATGCAGTTAATTTGCAAGACGCCTGCGGTGGAAGTGCTGGCAGAAGAGCTTCCCCAAACGGATTTAGCCTCGATGCTGTATTGGCAACTCAGACGAGAAGGAATTACCCTCCGCCTCTTGCCGTCCAGCGTAGAAATGCTGCATCGCCGAGGCATTCCCGAAATGTTTGCCCATATTCCCACTTTGAGAACAGAAGTCCCGCTATTAGGTGGACTCGATTATCAGGTCAAACGCTTGATCGATATTTGTGCGGCCCTTGGCTTGCTGGTTGTGTTGATGCCCGTTTTTATAGGAATTGCCATTGCCATTAAGCTCACGGCCCCCGGACCCGTGTTCTTCTGTCAAGAGCGGATTGGTCTGGGCGGACGGAGCTTCCAAATGTGGAAGTTCAGAACCATGGTGGTTAATGCAGAGACACTACAGGCCCAGTTGGAATCTCAGAATCAAAATAAAGATGGCATTCTGTTCAAGGTCAAAGATGACCCCCGGTTGACGAAGCTAGGAAAGTTCTTACGTCGCACGAGCTTAGATGAACTCCCTCAACTGATTAATGTTTTATTGGGACAAATGAGCTTGGTGGGGCCGCGGCCATTGCCCATCCGGGATGTAGAGCGATTCGACTCCTGGCACCATATTCGCCATCATGTTGTTCCCGGCATGACGGGATTATGGCAAATTTCAGGCCGCTCTCAGGTGGGTAACTTTAATGAAGCCGCTCGCCTGGATCTGTATTACATCGATAACTGGTCCCTAAACCTTGATCTAGAGATATTGGTGGAAACAGCAAGAATTGTGTTGTTCGGCTATGGTGCGTACTAA
- a CDS encoding RtcB family protein yields MSYQQLKLSAPKSVLSWANHDLGPAETQMAKNVASLPFVYKHVALMPDVHLGKGALVGSVVATKDAVIPAAVGVDIGCGMGAMQMPFTANQLDSKVLKQIRLDIEATIPVGFNQNDEADKSVYNWQRWQDFKHLHSGVQHLEKKALRQMGSLGGGNHFIEVCVDSEDQVWLMLHSGSRNIGNMLAQNHIRTAKELAKLAEMKLPDLDLAYFVAGTPEFAAYWRDLQWAQDYARYNREVMMARFKRIVEKHLAGGKPTKPVLSVNCHHNYAEQEMHYGEQVYVTRKGAVRARQEDYGIIPGSMGAKSYIVKGKGNLESYCSCSHGAGRTMSRTKAKKHFTLDDLIEQTQGVECRKDKGILDEIPGAYKPIEEVMANQSDLVEVVATLKQVVCVKG; encoded by the coding sequence ATGTCTTACCAACAACTGAAGCTGTCAGCACCAAAGTCTGTCCTGTCTTGGGCCAATCATGATTTGGGGCCAGCAGAAACCCAAATGGCAAAGAATGTGGCTTCCCTACCGTTTGTCTATAAGCATGTGGCCTTGATGCCAGACGTGCATCTGGGTAAAGGGGCTTTAGTGGGATCTGTTGTGGCCACCAAGGATGCAGTGATTCCAGCAGCCGTCGGCGTTGATATTGGTTGTGGCATGGGGGCGATGCAAATGCCTTTTACCGCCAACCAACTGGATAGCAAGGTTCTTAAGCAAATCCGCTTAGATATTGAGGCCACGATTCCGGTGGGTTTCAACCAAAACGACGAAGCAGATAAGTCGGTCTACAATTGGCAGCGCTGGCAGGATTTTAAGCATCTTCATTCTGGAGTACAGCACCTGGAAAAGAAAGCCTTACGGCAAATGGGTTCCTTGGGAGGGGGCAACCATTTTATTGAAGTCTGCGTGGATTCTGAAGATCAGGTATGGCTGATGTTGCATTCTGGCTCTCGCAACATCGGCAATATGCTGGCTCAAAACCATATCAGAACGGCAAAGGAGCTAGCCAAGCTGGCTGAGATGAAATTGCCGGATCTAGATTTGGCCTACTTTGTGGCGGGTACCCCAGAGTTTGCCGCTTATTGGCGGGATTTACAGTGGGCTCAAGACTATGCCCGCTATAACCGTGAGGTGATGATGGCTCGCTTTAAGCGGATTGTGGAAAAGCATTTGGCTGGGGGCAAACCCACCAAGCCAGTGCTATCCGTTAACTGTCATCACAACTATGCAGAGCAAGAGATGCATTATGGGGAGCAGGTCTATGTCACCCGTAAGGGGGCGGTCCGGGCTCGCCAGGAAGACTACGGCATCATTCCCGGTTCCATGGGCGCGAAGTCCTACATTGTCAAAGGCAAGGGGAATCTGGAAAGCTATTGCTCTTGCAGTCATGGGGCGGGGCGGACTATGTCTCGAACCAAGGCGAAAAAGCACTTTACCCTGGATGATTTGATCGAACAAACCCAAGGGGTGGAGTGCCGCAAGGACAAGGGAATTCTGGATGAAATTCCTGGGGCCTACAAGCCGATTGAAGAAGTGATGGCGAATCAGTCCGACTTGGTAGAGGTGGTCGCCACTCTGAAGCAAGTGGTCTGCGTTAAAGGATAG
- the ruvB gene encoding Holliday junction branch migration DNA helicase RuvB has translation MAIVSSKQSPQPDGSKKPAQVKSVQKPVERSKPQQTDALLQPEAVQEEFVGKQDDKLRPQRFDEYIGQRELKEVLDIAIQATKSRQEALDHLLLYGPPGLGKTTISLILAAELGVNCKVTSAPALERPRDIVGLLVNLQPRDILFIDEIHRLSRMTEELLYPAMEDFRLDITIGKGQSARIRSLPLKPFTLVGATTRVGALTSPLRDRFGFVQRLRFYEADELGQIVLRTADILKAKITSDAAEEVARRSRGTPRIANRLLKRVRDYAEVKHSGEITQTIAQEALELFNVDPCGLDWTDRRLLTVMIEQYNGGPVGVDTLAAATGEDSQTIEEVYEPYLMQIGYLNRTPRGRVATPAAWTHLGYQPPDEQMRLLS, from the coding sequence ATGGCCATTGTCTCCTCTAAGCAATCTCCTCAACCGGATGGGTCGAAAAAGCCCGCTCAGGTAAAATCCGTCCAGAAGCCTGTCGAGCGATCTAAGCCCCAGCAGACGGATGCATTATTGCAACCGGAAGCAGTGCAGGAAGAGTTCGTTGGCAAGCAGGATGATAAGCTTAGGCCCCAGCGGTTTGACGAATATATTGGGCAGCGGGAACTGAAAGAGGTTTTGGATATTGCCATTCAGGCCACGAAGTCTCGGCAAGAAGCCCTAGACCATCTCCTGCTTTATGGCCCCCCAGGGCTGGGAAAAACGACGATTTCGCTGATTTTGGCGGCTGAGTTAGGGGTGAACTGCAAAGTCACCAGTGCGCCTGCCCTAGAACGTCCCCGGGATATTGTCGGTTTGCTGGTTAACTTACAGCCCCGCGATATCTTGTTTATCGATGAAATTCATCGGCTGTCGAGGATGACGGAAGAGCTATTGTATCCGGCAATGGAAGATTTTCGGCTTGATATCACGATTGGTAAGGGGCAGTCTGCGCGGATTCGCAGTTTGCCCTTAAAGCCCTTTACCCTAGTCGGTGCAACCACACGGGTGGGAGCGTTGACCTCACCCTTGAGAGATCGATTTGGTTTTGTCCAACGGTTGCGCTTTTACGAAGCTGATGAGCTGGGGCAAATTGTGTTGCGAACTGCAGATATCCTCAAGGCCAAAATCACTTCAGATGCGGCAGAGGAAGTGGCCCGGCGGTCCAGGGGGACGCCTCGGATAGCTAACCGCCTACTGAAACGGGTGCGGGATTATGCGGAGGTCAAGCATTCAGGAGAGATCACCCAAACCATTGCCCAGGAAGCCTTAGAGCTGTTTAATGTCGATCCTTGCGGCTTGGACTGGACGGATCGGAGACTACTGACGGTAATGATTGAGCAATATAACGGTGGTCCGGTGGGTGTGGATACCTTAGCAGCAGCAACAGGTGAAGACTCTCAGACCATTGAAGAGGTCTATGAACCCTATCTGATGCAGATTGGCTATCTGAACCGAACCCCCAGGGGCCGAGTGGCGACACCTGCAGCCTGGACTCACTTGGGATATCAGCCCCCCGATGAACAAATGCGATTGCTGTCTTAG
- a CDS encoding glutathione S-transferase family protein, with translation MADLTLVIGNKNYSSWSLRAWLFLKQVGVPFQEVRVPLCTDRTRSQLANYSPSGLVPVLITNEGTIWDSLAICEYVAETYQQGWPQPSAIRAHARAVAAEMHSGFMALRSEMPMNCRARRTGVEPSAACQANIDRIVSVWQSCRQTYGEEGPWLFGEFSVADAMYAPVASRFVTYGVSLPQVAQDYIHTIFENPHMREWLQAGETESETIQASERGQPISG, from the coding sequence ATGGCAGATCTAACGTTAGTGATTGGCAACAAAAATTATTCCTCATGGTCATTACGGGCTTGGCTTTTCCTAAAGCAGGTGGGCGTTCCCTTTCAGGAAGTTCGGGTTCCATTATGTACGGATAGAACGCGATCGCAACTAGCAAACTATTCTCCATCAGGACTGGTTCCCGTCTTAATCACTAACGAGGGAACGATTTGGGATTCTCTGGCGATCTGTGAATATGTGGCAGAGACCTATCAGCAGGGTTGGCCTCAACCGTCAGCAATACGGGCTCACGCTCGGGCTGTTGCGGCAGAAATGCATTCCGGTTTTATGGCTTTGCGCTCAGAAATGCCGATGAATTGTCGGGCACGACGAACAGGGGTGGAGCCTTCTGCGGCCTGCCAAGCTAATATTGACCGGATTGTCTCGGTCTGGCAATCTTGCCGTCAAACCTATGGGGAAGAGGGACCTTGGTTGTTTGGGGAATTTTCGGTTGCCGATGCCATGTATGCCCCTGTTGCGTCTCGTTTTGTCACCTATGGGGTGTCTTTACCCCAAGTTGCTCAGGACTATATCCATACGATTTTCGAGAATCCGCATATGCGTGAATGGCTGCAGGCGGGAGAGACCGAATCTGAAACTATTCAAGCCTCGGAGCGTGGCCAGCCTATTTCTGGATAG
- a CDS encoding cupin domain-containing protein codes for MTETNPYLLRADAIEQTPEFAFQHPLNPNSEIYLRDLGAKVGLERAVLRLSRVPPGKESFIYHAHHHEEEFIYILSGRGIAEIEDQEYEVGPGDFMGFPTPSVAHHLRNPFEEDLVYLMGGEHRHAEIGEFPRLGKRIIRDGDDAYFVDIEATQPFVPKKKE; via the coding sequence ATGACTGAAACCAATCCTTATCTTCTGCGCGCAGATGCTATTGAACAAACTCCAGAGTTTGCCTTTCAGCATCCCCTCAACCCTAATTCTGAAATTTATCTACGGGATTTAGGAGCAAAGGTCGGCCTGGAACGAGCGGTCCTGCGGCTTAGTCGGGTACCACCGGGCAAAGAATCGTTTATTTATCATGCCCACCACCATGAGGAGGAGTTTATCTATATTCTTTCGGGGCGGGGTATTGCCGAAATTGAGGATCAAGAATATGAAGTCGGTCCTGGGGACTTTATGGGTTTTCCAACCCCTTCTGTGGCTCATCACCTCCGCAATCCATTTGAGGAAGATCTGGTTTATCTGATGGGGGGTGAACACAGGCATGCTGAAATTGGTGAATTCCCGCGTTTGGGAAAACGGATTATTCGAGATGGTGATGATGCCTACTTTGTAGATATTGAGGCCACCCAGCCTTTTGTACCCAAGAAAAAAGAATAG